From the Thermovirga lienii DSM 17291 genome, one window contains:
- a CDS encoding NAD-dependent epimerase/dehydratase (PFAM: NAD dependent epimerase/dehydratase family~COGs: COG0451 Nucleoside-diphosphate-sugar epimerase~InterPro IPR001509~KEGG: aco:Amico_1359 NAD-dependent epimerase/dehydratase~PFAM: NAD-dependent epimerase/dehydratase~SPTR: Putative GDP-D-mannose dehydratase), translated as MGKRVFITGIGGFIGGHLAQRLAEAGFVVGGSYFRPTNTMEVPSRYAERLYNIDVRYRPHIEEALADFKPDVIYHLAAQSYPMESYKFPSYTVETNVLGTLNLFESVIRTGLSSCRIMLASSTAAYGFIKVEETPVGEDQPFRPAHVYGMSKAGQDLLGDTYFRAYGLDIIRLRIGNCVGPRRTGEVVSDFTYRRALWDLGKLQGGFPVGNLHTKRAFLDVRDAVEAFLSLQEKGKSGEAYNVAGEKAFSIKELLDLVLEDCPQKPEVVTDPSLVREVDEPIYWSDLTKLKEATGWFQKIPLRKTVKDMVDWWKTILSNKE; from the coding sequence ATGGGTAAACGAGTTTTTATCACTGGGATTGGTGGTTTTATCGGAGGGCATTTAGCTCAAAGACTAGCTGAGGCAGGTTTTGTGGTGGGAGGTTCATATTTTAGGCCTACAAACACCATGGAAGTTCCTTCTAGGTACGCGGAAAGACTTTACAACATTGATGTCAGGTATAGACCCCACATTGAAGAGGCTTTGGCAGATTTCAAGCCGGATGTTATTTATCATTTGGCTGCTCAAAGCTATCCCATGGAGTCTTATAAATTTCCCAGCTACACTGTGGAAACCAACGTTCTCGGAACCTTAAACCTGTTTGAAAGCGTCATAAGGACAGGCCTTTCATCTTGTCGCATAATGCTTGCTTCTTCTACGGCCGCTTATGGTTTCATAAAGGTCGAGGAGACTCCGGTGGGGGAGGATCAACCTTTTCGCCCCGCCCATGTTTACGGAATGTCGAAAGCAGGGCAGGATTTACTGGGAGACACGTATTTCAGGGCTTACGGTCTTGATATAATAAGGCTCAGAATCGGAAACTGTGTAGGTCCCAGGAGGACTGGAGAGGTCGTCTCAGATTTCACCTATAGAAGGGCACTGTGGGATTTAGGAAAACTGCAGGGGGGATTCCCAGTTGGCAACCTTCACACCAAAAGAGCGTTCCTGGATGTCAGAGATGCAGTAGAAGCCTTTTTGAGCTTACAGGAGAAGGGAAAATCAGGAGAGGCTTATAACGTAGCCGGTGAAAAGGCCTTTTCAATAAAGGAATTATTAGATTTGGTATTGGAAGACTGTCCTCAAAAGCCCGAAGTTGTAACGGACCCATCACTGGTTAGAGAAGTTGATGAGCCCATATATTGGAGCGATTTAACCAAACTCAAGGAAGCAACTGGATGGTTCCAGAAAATCCCTTTGCGTAAGACCGTAAAAGATATGGTAGATTGGTGGAAAACTATTTTGTCCAACAAAGAGTAG
- a CDS encoding Nucleotidyl transferase (PFAM: Nucleotidyl transferase~COGs: COG1208 Nucleoside-diphosphate-sugar pyrophosphorylase involved in lipopolysaccharide biosynthesis/translation initiation factor 2B gamma/epsilon subunits (eIF-2Bgamma/eIF-2Bepsilon)~InterPro IPR005835~KEGG: aco:Amico_1360 nucleotidyl transferase~PFAM: Nucleotidyl transferase~SPTR: Nucleotidyl transferase family protein) encodes MVIDYAVILAGGFGTRLKAVVDHVPKALAPVGGKPFLFWLLSLLSARGIKRTMLLLGYEAEQIMEYCRDGEEWGISISFSVEDEPMDKGGALRLALDGIDADRFFFMNGDTFFDVDFDGMARFHLDKASDLTIATRKWANISRTDPLEIADDHRVISFGRKDLPPDSNGEWSINGGVYVVERSLVEHVPCRKISWEYELIPQFIDMGKALYAFPQEGRYFIDIGVPEDFYKAQGDIPLICEKIIGQ; translated from the coding sequence GTGGTGATTGATTATGCAGTAATTCTGGCAGGTGGGTTTGGGACCCGTCTCAAGGCCGTAGTGGACCATGTGCCGAAGGCTTTGGCTCCAGTCGGGGGGAAACCATTCTTATTTTGGCTTTTATCGTTACTTTCAGCTAGGGGAATTAAAAGGACCATGTTGCTTTTAGGGTATGAGGCCGAGCAAATTATGGAGTATTGCAGAGACGGCGAGGAGTGGGGAATATCAATAAGCTTTAGTGTGGAAGACGAGCCGATGGATAAAGGAGGAGCATTAAGATTGGCCTTGGACGGGATAGATGCGGATAGGTTCTTCTTTATGAACGGAGACACTTTTTTCGATGTGGATTTTGACGGTATGGCGCGATTCCACTTAGATAAAGCTTCGGACCTTACAATAGCTACGAGGAAGTGGGCGAACATAAGCAGAACTGACCCCCTGGAGATAGCAGATGATCATCGAGTTATAAGCTTTGGAAGGAAGGACTTGCCTCCAGATAGCAATGGGGAATGGTCTATAAACGGGGGAGTGTATGTGGTGGAAAGGTCCCTAGTGGAACATGTGCCATGCAGGAAGATTTCTTGGGAATATGAGCTGATTCCTCAGTTTATAGACATGGGAAAGGCCCTGTATGCATTTCCACAAGAAGGCAGATATTTCATAGATATTGGAGTGCCGGAGGATTTTTATAAGGCGCAAGGCGATATACCTTTGATTTGTGAAAAGATTATAGGTCAGTAA
- a CDS encoding phosphoheptose isomerase (PFAM: SIS domain~TIGRFAM: phosphoheptose isomerase~COGs: COG0279 Phosphoheptose isomerase~InterPro IPR020620~KEGG: msv:Mesil_0237 phosphoheptose isomerase~SPTR: Putative phosphoheptose isomerase), translated as MRDVFFDMARNRVISEIEEAIEVKESFKAFCDDVALAAYIIAEAINKGKCVYFCGNGGSAADAQHMAAELVGRYKKNRRAFKAIALTVDTSVLTAVANDMSYDEVFSRQLEGLGEEGDVLVAISTSGKSKNVLAALKTATTKNMQAIGLVGTHRSSFEPYCDVVLSVPSTNTPRIQETHIMLGHIICGLVEEWLCGD; from the coding sequence ATGAGGGACGTTTTCTTTGACATGGCTAGGAATAGGGTAATAAGCGAGATAGAAGAAGCAATCGAGGTCAAGGAAAGTTTCAAGGCTTTTTGCGATGATGTGGCTTTAGCAGCATACATTATAGCTGAAGCGATAAACAAAGGGAAATGCGTTTATTTCTGCGGAAATGGTGGTTCTGCAGCAGATGCTCAGCACATGGCAGCTGAGCTTGTGGGGCGTTACAAGAAAAATAGGCGGGCCTTCAAGGCGATCGCCCTCACAGTTGATACAAGTGTGCTAACTGCAGTGGCAAATGACATGTCTTATGATGAAGTTTTTTCCAGACAGCTTGAAGGGCTAGGGGAAGAAGGAGATGTCTTGGTGGCCATTTCCACTAGCGGGAAGAGTAAGAACGTCTTGGCTGCACTGAAGACGGCTACGACCAAGAATATGCAGGCTATAGGATTAGTTGGAACCCATAGGAGTTCGTTCGAACCGTATTGTGATGTTGTTTTATCAGTTCCTTCTACAAACACGCCTAGGATACAAGAGACCCATATAATGTTAGGTCATATAATATGCGGCTTGGTTGAGGAGTGGTTGTGTGGTGATTGA
- a CDS encoding transcriptional regulator, LuxR family (PFAM: Bacterial regulatory proteins, luxR family~COGs: COG2197 Response regulator containing a CheY-like receiver domain and an HTH DNA-binding domain~InterPro IPR000792~KEGG: tai:Taci_0801 two component transcriptional regulator, LuxR family~PFAM: regulatory protein LuxR~SMART: regulatory protein LuxR~SPTR: Two component transcriptional regulator, LuxR family) has product MKLADHATVVVVDPCRLYREALVKLLSHEKDLGKVEGVSNIWEALTVVKTNNIRLVICRGKDLGFEPEKSLAGCKNVASGVNYIVLLEDDEIEKAYTLCDSGFCSCVMLSSGASELIRCVRALLRGETYMDRHLDGEIPDVIKMSRYQKRCLDELSKREKEIVYWLSQGYSNGQIAKAMVLSEKTVRNHISRILKKLDLKDRVQVAVLGWKTGLAEKPLKDICCDE; this is encoded by the coding sequence TTGAAATTGGCTGATCATGCGACGGTAGTGGTTGTGGATCCTTGCAGGTTGTATAGGGAAGCGCTCGTTAAACTCCTGAGCCATGAAAAAGACCTCGGAAAGGTAGAGGGAGTTTCGAATATTTGGGAGGCCCTTACCGTTGTGAAGACAAACAACATAAGACTTGTTATTTGTAGAGGGAAAGATCTGGGTTTTGAGCCCGAGAAATCCTTGGCTGGATGCAAGAACGTTGCTAGCGGTGTCAATTATATAGTCTTGCTGGAGGATGACGAGATAGAAAAAGCTTACACGTTGTGTGATAGTGGTTTTTGCTCTTGTGTCATGCTCTCTTCCGGGGCCTCAGAATTAATTCGGTGTGTGAGGGCTCTTTTGCGGGGAGAGACTTATATGGATAGGCATCTTGATGGCGAAATCCCGGATGTGATAAAGATGTCAAGATACCAGAAAAGATGCCTGGACGAGCTGTCCAAAAGAGAGAAGGAGATAGTTTATTGGTTGAGTCAAGGTTACTCAAATGGGCAGATAGCCAAGGCAATGGTGTTGTCGGAGAAGACAGTGAGGAACCATATAAGCAGAATTTTGAAGAAACTGGACTTGAAGGACCGAGTGCAGGTAGCCGTGTTAGGCTGGAAAACAGGCTTGGCGGAGAAGCCACTGAAGGACATATGTTGTGATGAGTGA
- a CDS encoding PP-loop domain protein (PFAM: PP-loop family~COGs: COG0037 ATPase of the PP-loop superfamily protein implicated in cell cycle control~InterPro IPR011063: IPR012089~KEGG: aco:Amico_1363 PP-loop domain protein~PFAM: PP-loop domain protein~SPTR: PP-loop domain protein): MNLNQGIRKKVTKAISDYNLIENGDKILVGLSGGKDSTLLLVALSEIRKISPVKFDLAAFTINIAEGHMDLNPIKKFCADLGIKHESISYPIIDIIEERNERSPCSLCSKLRNGILIDFATKNGYNKVALGHHLDDVVETALLNLFLAGRFKCFPPLSWRSRKKIWVIRPLVYLSEEAIRSEAKRLDFPVMKWKCPHEDETQRAKMKHLIATLEPKFPALKSQVLHALTHVRGTDVWKIEEPLEK; encoded by the coding sequence GTGAACCTGAATCAAGGCATAAGGAAGAAAGTGACAAAGGCAATATCCGATTACAACCTGATAGAAAATGGAGACAAGATACTGGTAGGGCTCTCGGGAGGAAAAGATAGCACTCTTTTACTAGTCGCTCTATCGGAGATAAGAAAGATAAGCCCGGTGAAATTTGATCTTGCAGCATTCACCATAAACATCGCAGAAGGGCACATGGATCTGAATCCCATAAAAAAATTTTGCGCTGATCTCGGCATAAAGCACGAAAGCATCTCCTATCCAATAATAGACATCATAGAGGAAAGAAATGAACGCTCTCCATGTAGTCTGTGTTCGAAATTGCGAAACGGCATACTGATAGACTTTGCAACAAAAAACGGCTACAACAAGGTAGCTTTAGGTCACCACCTAGATGACGTAGTGGAAACAGCATTGCTTAATTTGTTCTTGGCAGGAAGGTTCAAATGTTTCCCCCCTCTTTCGTGGAGGAGCAGAAAGAAAATATGGGTAATAAGACCCTTGGTTTACCTATCTGAAGAGGCAATCAGATCTGAAGCGAAGCGCCTTGATTTTCCTGTTATGAAATGGAAATGCCCTCATGAGGATGAAACCCAGAGGGCAAAAATGAAACACCTTATAGCTACGCTTGAGCCTAAATTCCCTGCCTTGAAATCCCAAGTTCTTCACGCCCTTACCCATGTTAGAGGAACGGACGTATGGAAAATAGAAGAACCTCTTGAAAAATAG
- a CDS encoding SufBD protein (PFAM: Uncharacterized protein family (UPF0051)~COGs: COG0719 ABC-type transport system involved in Fe-S cluster assembly permease component~InterPro IPR000825~KEGG: tai:Taci_0797 SufBD protein~PFAM: SufBD protein~SPTR: SufBD protein) has product MKITEEYAQLLEIASRTGGLASSLGDKDAIYVVVHANKIIDKNVLPGVEIEAEETDEGIDAKITVKKGVVIEKPVHLCFGHLGHEGKQVIQSRVTVEEGAKAEFLAHCIFPNAVEFLHAMEGEIYLKERASFAYKEVHVHGPEGKIQVKPRSKVMVGEGATYVGDFTLVEGRVGDLDIEIEVDAVGAHSHVDINSKIYGKFDDVCKIRDIIKLKGEGSSALVKARVVLKDDSRGNFLGLVDGAAPGARGHVDCTEVVQGNAMAEASPVVRASHPEAEVTHEAAIGRIADEKIEGLMAKGLTEEEAIEIIVSGLLR; this is encoded by the coding sequence TTGAAGATAACAGAAGAATATGCACAACTTCTGGAAATAGCTTCCAGAACGGGTGGTTTGGCAAGTTCTCTGGGAGATAAAGATGCTATCTACGTGGTAGTACATGCCAACAAAATAATCGACAAAAATGTGCTTCCAGGAGTCGAAATTGAAGCAGAGGAGACGGACGAAGGTATAGATGCAAAGATAACAGTAAAAAAAGGAGTTGTTATAGAAAAACCTGTGCATCTTTGTTTTGGCCATTTAGGGCATGAAGGGAAGCAAGTGATACAAAGCAGGGTGACTGTGGAGGAAGGAGCCAAGGCAGAATTTTTGGCTCATTGTATTTTCCCTAATGCCGTAGAATTTTTGCATGCTATGGAAGGCGAGATTTACCTGAAAGAAAGGGCCAGTTTTGCGTACAAGGAAGTTCATGTACACGGTCCAGAGGGCAAGATACAAGTCAAGCCCAGGAGCAAGGTTATGGTAGGCGAAGGGGCCACGTACGTTGGTGATTTTACCTTGGTTGAGGGAAGAGTTGGCGATTTGGATATAGAAATTGAAGTGGACGCAGTTGGTGCCCACAGTCACGTTGACATAAACTCCAAGATATACGGCAAGTTCGACGATGTGTGTAAGATAAGGGACATAATAAAGCTAAAAGGAGAAGGAAGCTCTGCTCTGGTAAAGGCAAGAGTGGTACTCAAGGACGATAGCAGGGGAAACTTCTTGGGGTTGGTAGATGGGGCTGCTCCGGGTGCAAGAGGACATGTAGACTGTACCGAGGTTGTGCAGGGGAACGCAATGGCAGAGGCTTCACCTGTAGTGAGAGCATCTCACCCAGAGGCTGAGGTTACTCATGAGGCTGCTATAGGCAGGATTGCTGATGAGAAAATAGAAGGCCTTATGGCCAAAGGGCTTACGGAGGAGGAGGCCATAGAGATAATAGTTTCAGGTCTATTGCGATAA
- a CDS encoding ABC transporter related protein (PFAM: ABC transporter~TIGRFAM: FeS assembly ATPase SufC~COGs: COG0396 ABC-type transport system involved in Fe-S cluster assembly ATPase component~InterPro IPR017871: IPR003439: IPR003593~KEGG: tai:Taci_0796 ABC transporter related protein~PFAM: ABC transporter related~SMART: AAA ATPase~SPTR: ABC transporter related protein), whose amino-acid sequence MKESLLYVDEITVVRDDKEILKDVSIRVLPGEITGILGRNGAGKSSLAYTIMGLPNYRPKKGAIYFKGQDITELGITERARLGITLAWQHPARYEGISVAEYLRISSRDKIGESQMEEALALVQLESSYLKRKVDKTLSGGERKRIELASVYLMNSRLTILDEPDSGVDLLAMADIINLFRKMTENGRSVLIITHREDVASQCDRSYLMCSGSIVLEGTAEAVRRYFLSQCMPCPEHAGETGETEG is encoded by the coding sequence GTGAAGGAATCGTTACTTTATGTAGATGAGATAACTGTCGTCAGAGATGACAAGGAGATATTAAAGGATGTATCTATTAGGGTCTTGCCTGGAGAAATAACGGGAATACTAGGGAGAAATGGTGCTGGAAAATCGAGTCTTGCCTACACGATCATGGGTCTTCCAAATTATAGACCGAAAAAGGGAGCAATCTATTTCAAGGGACAAGATATCACTGAGTTAGGCATAACGGAGCGCGCGCGGTTAGGAATCACGCTGGCGTGGCAGCATCCAGCTAGATATGAGGGAATAAGTGTTGCCGAGTATTTAAGGATTTCTTCAAGGGATAAGATAGGAGAATCCCAGATGGAAGAGGCGTTGGCTTTGGTCCAACTTGAAAGCTCCTACTTGAAGAGAAAGGTGGATAAGACTCTTTCTGGGGGAGAACGAAAGCGCATAGAATTGGCCTCGGTTTACTTGATGAACTCTCGGCTTACCATATTGGATGAGCCTGATTCAGGCGTTGATCTCCTTGCAATGGCGGACATAATAAACTTGTTCAGGAAAATGACCGAGAATGGCCGAAGTGTTCTGATAATAACCCATAGAGAAGATGTAGCTTCTCAGTGCGATAGGTCCTACTTAATGTGTAGCGGAAGCATAGTATTGGAAGGGACAGCTGAGGCAGTAAGGCGGTATTTTTTGTCTCAATGCATGCCTTGTCCGGAGCATGCGGGGGAAACAGGAGAGACCGAAGGATAG
- a CDS encoding 3-methyl-2-oxobutanoatehydroxymethyltransferase (PFAM: Ketopantoate hydroxymethyltransferase~TIGRFAM: 3-methyl-2-oxobutanoate hydroxymethyltransferase~COGs: COG0413 Ketopantoate hydroxymethyltransferase~InterPro IPR003700~KEGG: tai:Taci_0463 3-methyl-2-oxobutanoatehydroxymethyltransferase~PFAM: Ketopantoate hydroxymethyltransferase~PRIAM: 3-methyl-2-oxobutanoate hydroxymethyltransferase~SPTR: 3-methyl-2-oxobutanoate hydroxymethyltransferase;~TIGRFAM: 3-methyl-2-oxobutanoate hydroxymethyltransferase) encodes MGKVLSIPDFMRMKQEKEPIVMVTAYNHWQARLAEKAGADMILVGDSVGMVEHGLKDTLGVTMEMMLMHCKAVMRARQRAFVVGDLPFLSYEVDEREAIRNAGLLVKEAGVDAVKLEGGKNRVSTIRAIVDAGIAVVGHIGLTPQTATLLGGYRVQGKDEQSARRVLEDAIAVQEAGACAVVLECVPASLAEFITQKLSIPTIGIGAGSSCDGQVLVFHDILGLFETFKPKFVKSYANGAEYLGSGLEGYVREVKNKAFPTQEHSFAMDEKVMEALKKESI; translated from the coding sequence ATGGGTAAGGTGTTGTCTATTCCAGATTTCATGAGAATGAAGCAAGAAAAAGAGCCGATAGTGATGGTTACTGCATACAACCACTGGCAAGCAAGGCTGGCCGAGAAGGCAGGAGCAGATATGATTCTTGTCGGAGATTCCGTGGGAATGGTGGAGCACGGATTGAAAGATACTCTGGGTGTGACCATGGAAATGATGCTCATGCACTGCAAGGCAGTGATGCGAGCTCGCCAGAGAGCTTTCGTGGTTGGAGATCTGCCTTTTCTGAGTTATGAGGTAGATGAAAGGGAAGCTATAAGGAACGCAGGCTTATTGGTCAAGGAAGCCGGTGTGGATGCAGTAAAACTCGAGGGAGGGAAAAATAGGGTAAGCACTATAAGGGCGATCGTCGATGCGGGCATCGCAGTTGTCGGACATATCGGGCTAACTCCTCAAACGGCTACTTTGCTGGGGGGGTACAGGGTACAGGGTAAGGACGAACAAAGCGCAAGAAGAGTCCTTGAGGACGCCATTGCAGTTCAGGAAGCAGGAGCCTGCGCCGTGGTGTTGGAGTGCGTCCCAGCTTCACTCGCAGAGTTTATAACTCAGAAGCTGAGTATTCCCACCATAGGTATAGGAGCAGGAAGTTCATGCGACGGCCAGGTTCTTGTCTTTCATGATATATTGGGTCTTTTTGAGACGTTTAAGCCTAAATTCGTTAAATCATACGCAAATGGAGCAGAATACCTTGGTTCAGGTCTTGAAGGGTATGTTAGGGAGGTAAAAAACAAAGCCTTTCCAACCCAAGAACACTCTTTTGCCATGGATGAAAAAGTGATGGAAGCCTTAAAAAAGGAATCGATATGA
- a CDS encoding pantothenate synthetase (PFAM: Pantoate-beta-alanine ligase~TIGRFAM: pantoate--beta-alanine ligase~COGs: COG0414 Panthothenate synthetase~InterPro IPR003721~KEGG: tnp:Tnap_1690 pantoate/beta-alanine ligase~PFAM: Pantoate-beta-alanine ligase~SPTR: Pantothenate synthetase;~TIGRFAM: pantoate/beta-alanine ligase), with protein MKIIKEPSEVREYIRQKGLNREEIGFVPTMGYLHEGHLSLVRRCKQENSFCVVSIFVNPLQFGPSEDLAAYPRDFDRDSALLEKEGVDLLFAPREEDMYYPDFSTVVKENKLSRYMCGAFRPGHFDGVCTVVLKLFNIVQPGRAYFGQKDYQQLQVLKRMVRDLNVPVEVIGCPIVRDHDGLALSSRNVYLTEEQRKEALKIPKALEEAERLFKSGVKDVKALEAKVREILSEGDGLKVQYVEIRDAENLEEVNEIKGKVVIAVAAYVGKARLIDNKILES; from the coding sequence ATGAAAATAATCAAAGAGCCGTCAGAAGTAAGAGAATACATCAGGCAAAAGGGGTTAAATAGGGAGGAAATTGGCTTTGTTCCTACAATGGGTTATCTTCATGAGGGGCATTTGTCCTTAGTTAGAAGGTGCAAGCAAGAAAATTCCTTTTGTGTGGTTTCCATATTCGTTAACCCTCTGCAGTTTGGCCCCAGCGAGGATTTAGCAGCATATCCCAGGGATTTTGATAGAGATAGTGCCTTATTGGAGAAGGAAGGTGTGGACCTTCTTTTTGCTCCAAGAGAGGAAGATATGTATTACCCTGATTTCTCAACGGTGGTAAAAGAAAACAAGCTGAGTAGGTACATGTGTGGTGCTTTTAGACCTGGTCACTTTGATGGCGTTTGTACGGTAGTACTAAAATTGTTCAATATAGTTCAGCCTGGGAGGGCTTACTTTGGTCAGAAGGACTATCAACAGCTCCAAGTGTTGAAGCGAATGGTTCGGGATTTGAACGTTCCCGTGGAGGTAATAGGGTGTCCAATAGTGAGAGACCATGATGGTCTTGCCTTGAGCAGCCGCAACGTATATCTCACAGAGGAGCAGAGAAAAGAAGCCCTCAAGATACCTAAAGCTTTGGAGGAAGCTGAGCGTTTGTTCAAAAGTGGAGTCAAGGATGTCAAAGCTTTAGAGGCTAAGGTAAGAGAGATTTTGAGCGAGGGTGATGGTTTAAAAGTTCAGTACGTAGAGATTCGGGATGCGGAGAACTTGGAAGAGGTGAATGAAATAAAAGGTAAAGTAGTGATAGCTGTGGCAGCGTATGTTGGAAAAGCCAGACTGATAGACAATAAGATCCTTGAGTCTTGA
- a CDS encoding phosphoglucose isomerase (PGI) (PFAM: Phosphoglucose isomerase~COGs: COG0166 Glucose-6-phosphate isomerase~InterPro IPR001672: IPR018189~KEGG: aco:Amico_1366 phosphoglucose isomerase (PGI)~PFAM: phosphoglucose isomerase (PGI)~SPTR: Glucose-6-phosphate isomerase), giving the protein MSRLKLFYGAALVDEAKLENYEEVLSRVSGDLLIGASEGKDGYGWVDLPEKGHEQIIKVAEALKSFDSLIHIGIGGSALGNKMLFDCLTHPFYNELSREERKGPRFYLLDNSDPHLFLSVLDMVDLSRTGFIVVSKSGTTAETMANFLALWEKLKENKLPNLAQRIVVITDPNRGALRKFANEIGCLTLEVPQNVGGRFSVLSPVGLLSAAVQGVAIEELLHGAKDMKKKLFERNSIDNNPAWILAALSMEHCLAGRNMLVFMPYLSRMNSFTEWFAQLWAESLGKDGKGITPIRAIGAIDQHSQVQLYTSGPNDKLFLILTEEKSKRNVFFPEKLEEDSLNSLSYLLGKDMKSMLNCEAQGTLAALAKSGKPVAWMEMPNLDAYHLGGLIYFFEYLTAITGGLMKVNPFDQPGVEQGKVYTRALLGKEGAETEKKEAESYMRHIRSLASVI; this is encoded by the coding sequence ATGAGTCGTCTGAAGCTTTTTTACGGTGCGGCTTTAGTTGATGAAGCGAAGCTGGAAAATTACGAAGAAGTCCTTTCTAGGGTATCTGGAGACTTGTTAATAGGGGCATCTGAGGGTAAGGATGGCTATGGATGGGTAGATTTGCCCGAGAAAGGGCATGAGCAGATAATTAAAGTGGCTGAAGCACTGAAGAGCTTTGATTCCCTGATTCATATTGGTATAGGTGGCTCCGCTTTGGGCAATAAAATGCTTTTTGATTGTCTTACTCATCCATTTTATAACGAGCTTTCTAGGGAGGAGAGGAAGGGACCCAGATTTTATCTTCTTGATAACTCTGATCCTCACTTATTTTTATCGGTTCTGGATATGGTAGATTTATCCAGAACGGGGTTTATAGTTGTAAGTAAATCGGGCACCACGGCGGAAACCATGGCGAATTTCCTCGCTCTGTGGGAAAAGCTTAAAGAGAACAAGTTACCAAATCTAGCTCAACGGATCGTGGTCATAACTGACCCCAACAGAGGCGCTCTGCGGAAATTTGCAAATGAAATAGGTTGCCTCACCTTGGAGGTGCCCCAAAACGTTGGCGGAAGGTTTTCCGTGTTATCCCCTGTGGGGTTGCTTTCTGCGGCCGTCCAGGGGGTAGCTATTGAGGAGCTTCTCCATGGAGCAAAGGACATGAAAAAGAAATTGTTCGAAAGAAATTCAATAGATAACAATCCTGCTTGGATTCTGGCTGCTTTGAGTATGGAACATTGTCTTGCGGGTAGGAATATGCTTGTTTTTATGCCTTATTTGAGTCGAATGAATAGTTTTACCGAGTGGTTTGCCCAGTTGTGGGCCGAGAGCCTTGGAAAGGATGGTAAAGGTATAACTCCAATTCGGGCCATTGGCGCCATAGACCAACACTCTCAGGTTCAGCTCTATACGTCCGGTCCGAATGACAAGCTTTTTTTGATATTGACTGAGGAAAAAAGCAAGAGAAACGTCTTTTTCCCTGAAAAACTGGAGGAAGATTCACTGAATTCTTTGTCTTACCTCTTGGGCAAGGACATGAAGAGCATGCTGAACTGTGAGGCTCAAGGAACTCTAGCTGCCCTTGCCAAATCAGGAAAGCCAGTTGCTTGGATGGAAATGCCCAATTTGGATGCCTATCATTTAGGAGGGTTGATCTACTTTTTTGAGTACCTGACAGCTATAACAGGTGGACTTATGAAAGTTAACCCCTTTGATCAACCTGGAGTAGAGCAGGGGAAAGTTTACACACGGGCCCTTCTGGGAAAAGAGGGGGCTGAAACAGAGAAAAAAGAGGCAGAGTCGTACATGAGACATATAAGGTCTTTGGCCTCTGTTATCTAG